From Chitinophagales bacterium, the proteins below share one genomic window:
- a CDS encoding T9SS type A sorting domain-containing protein produces MKKKGTLSDKLKNYSLLAGSVMASSLAAQAQVIYTDISPDKVLGGSVPSSFPDVQIDSLDLNNDGVTDFKIILKFYGIDDSIPGYNFREHMEGVELGNSVGSYEAGGYAAIALQFKSGDSIPQNLFAPFFHSVNFAFQSGSSTVPFWKNEKDTYIGLKLTIGADVHYGWLRLDANTDSLIPGITLKDFAYQETSNVKIAAGEGLVNGVSSLQNQNSSIIFPNPSNGQCTVRLGHIINGLMHASVTDQLGRIVYENNFTGDVNELHLDLSDLIPGNYFISIKSASVAFTQNWIKSL; encoded by the coding sequence ATGAAAAAAAAAGGTACTCTATCGGATAAACTGAAAAATTATTCACTGTTGGCCGGTTCGGTCATGGCTTCATCCCTCGCGGCACAGGCGCAGGTAATTTATACAGATATAAGCCCTGATAAGGTATTAGGCGGATCAGTACCTTCCTCTTTTCCTGATGTGCAGATAGATTCGCTGGATTTAAATAATGATGGTGTAACTGATTTCAAAATCATCCTTAAATTCTATGGTATTGATGACTCCATTCCAGGATATAATTTCCGTGAGCATATGGAAGGTGTTGAATTAGGCAATTCTGTCGGCTCTTATGAGGCTGGGGGTTATGCTGCTATTGCGCTTCAATTTAAATCCGGAGACAGCATTCCTCAAAATCTATTTGCTCCTTTTTTTCACTCGGTTAATTTTGCTTTTCAATCGGGATCATCTACGGTGCCTTTTTGGAAAAATGAAAAAGATACGTATATAGGATTAAAATTAACAATAGGTGCAGATGTTCATTACGGCTGGCTTCGCCTCGATGCAAATACTGATTCACTCATTCCAGGTATTACATTAAAAGATTTTGCGTACCAGGAAACTTCTAATGTAAAGATAGCCGCAGGTGAAGGCCTGGTTAATGGAGTTTCTTCTCTACAAAACCAAAATTCTTCGATTATTTTTCCGAATCCCTCTAACGGGCAATGCACTGTGCGACTTGGGCATATTATAAATGGACTTATGCATGCATCGGTAACAGATCAGTTAGGCAGAATAGTATATGAAAATAACTTTACTGGGGATGTAAATGAACTTCATTTAGACTTATCCGATCTTATACCCGGAAACTATTTTATCAGCATAAAATCAGCATCCGTTGCATTTACTCAGAACTGGATTAAGAGTTTATAG
- a CDS encoding aryl-sulfate sulfotransferase — protein MKKTILLITLACCCFLLQKASAQFEYVYPKNHSTNEFPNTHLILRNGEAIDAQSVTDDKVELTGSKSGKVSAKAVLSTDGKTVCITPAAAFAYTETVSVKVNYGLRTVSGKIIKGTSFDFSIRREMTDQEKNQLQEYLDTHDDDGNLINDPNQQSTYVPAPQVSARSTALPFILIFTNNNPAPGRIFFNRNSGTTPQTSAEIGYGIMESNGDSVFNQTSSGDGINFHVNYNGYLTALRQINGIDTGIIVLDSSYNELEEVHCANGLEPSQHEQLFFPDGTKWFSIYDWVSMNLSGNGGGDATPVNICWIQELDANGNVIFIWRSDQYFTVTDAAPDILLTINATTYDPWHLNSMYLDNDGNMIASFRNMDRVVKINTTNGTIMWQWGGLGSTFNEFVTTNDPNGGFSHEHHVHRIENGHILMFDNGNLQDPVNNLNNKSQPKEYILDEVNHTANCVWYYTHPQVNGFNMFTKNQGSAIRLPNGNTIIGYGLPNKQGLPNGAEIDVNKNIVWEFRFKDSTQYSYRVYKTEWNPVTGIANIKKGVQNLEVFPNPNNGMVQIKTEIPSASNITYTVLNTLGQVVFTRTENYHFQSSPATLDLTGLRKGFYILKVSAGDVKMAGNVMIQ, from the coding sequence ATGAAAAAAACTATTCTCCTGATTACACTTGCCTGCTGCTGTTTTTTATTACAAAAGGCCTCGGCCCAATTCGAATATGTTTATCCAAAAAATCACAGCACCAACGAATTTCCAAATACGCATCTTATCCTTAGAAATGGCGAAGCTATAGATGCACAATCCGTTACCGATGATAAGGTTGAATTAACGGGTTCTAAAAGTGGTAAAGTTTCTGCGAAGGCGGTGCTTTCTACAGATGGAAAAACGGTATGCATCACTCCTGCTGCTGCCTTTGCTTATACTGAAACAGTTAGTGTAAAGGTGAATTATGGATTAAGGACTGTATCTGGTAAAATTATAAAAGGAACATCCTTTGATTTTTCTATCCGGCGTGAAATGACCGATCAGGAAAAAAATCAATTGCAGGAATACCTCGATACGCATGACGATGACGGTAATTTAATTAATGACCCGAATCAGCAATCAACATATGTTCCTGCTCCACAAGTTTCGGCGAGGAGCACTGCCCTACCCTTCATACTGATCTTTACCAATAATAATCCTGCACCAGGCAGAATTTTTTTCAACAGGAACAGCGGCACTACACCGCAGACTTCTGCTGAGATCGGATACGGAATCATGGAATCCAATGGCGATTCCGTCTTTAATCAGACTTCATCGGGTGATGGAATCAATTTCCATGTAAATTATAACGGGTATCTCACTGCTCTGAGGCAAATAAATGGAATTGATACCGGAATTATCGTATTGGATTCCAGCTACAATGAGCTTGAGGAAGTTCATTGTGCAAACGGACTGGAACCCAGCCAGCACGAACAACTTTTTTTTCCTGACGGTACTAAATGGTTTTCTATCTATGACTGGGTTTCTATGAACTTAAGTGGAAATGGTGGCGGTGATGCAACCCCGGTAAATATCTGCTGGATACAGGAATTGGATGCTAATGGCAATGTGATATTCATCTGGCGATCGGATCAGTATTTTACGGTGACGGATGCTGCCCCTGATATTCTTTTAACGATCAATGCGACTACCTATGATCCCTGGCACTTAAATTCTATGTACCTCGATAATGATGGAAATATGATCGCTTCATTCCGGAATATGGATCGCGTTGTAAAGATCAATACTACGAATGGAACAATCATGTGGCAATGGGGCGGACTAGGTTCCACCTTTAATGAGTTTGTGACGACCAACGATCCCAATGGTGGCTTCAGTCATGAGCATCACGTTCATAGAATTGAAAATGGCCATATCTTAATGTTTGATAATGGAAATCTTCAGGACCCAGTAAATAACCTTAACAATAAATCTCAGCCAAAAGAATATATTCTGGATGAAGTAAACCACACTGCAAATTGTGTGTGGTATTACACTCACCCGCAGGTAAATGGCTTTAACATGTTTACAAAAAACCAGGGCAGCGCCATTCGTCTTCCAAATGGAAATACCATCATTGGATATGGGCTACCAAATAAGCAGGGTCTGCCAAATGGTGCGGAGATAGATGTAAATAAAAATATTGTTTGGGAGTTCCGTTTCAAAGATTCAACCCAGTATAGCTATCGTGTTTATAAGACAGAATGGAATCCTGTTACCGGTATTGCAAATATTAAGAAAGGAGTACAAAATTTAGAGGTGTTTCCTAATCCGAACAATGGAATGGTGCAAATAAAGACAGAAATCCCCAGCGCAAGTAATATCACTTATACCGTACTAAATACCTTAGGCCAGGTAGTCTTTACCAGAACTGAAAATTATCATTTTCAATCCTCCCCTGCCACCTTAGATCTTACCGGTCTTCGTAAAGGTTTTTATATTCTGAAGGTTTCGGCAGGTGATGTAAAAATGGCGGGGAATGTGATGATTCAATAG
- a CDS encoding aryl-sulfate sulfotransferase, producing the protein MTFPIKLACYFILVFNVSYSYAQFQFIAPVPGSSSHNPDRCIIIREGHEIDKSVLEKKSFFKIEGSKSGNHDFSINLSNDRRTIILKPVIPFSYSEKVTVQIKGGLYRNDGAAIMPLSFSFSIHRKYTDAEQKIFEDAVKKMDAEGFAPEESGSRTALTGNVNVLINLNPHPGDIFYDFASSTGIGPTGGNIITSNDDSIFSLVTTGVVTDFKINHNGYLTYTDRTDSDFKMLDSSYHFIKSFKPANGYKFDNHEFQIFPDGHYYMIALDDSIIDLTQFNPYYQSNAVVIGSVIQEFDDSDNLIFEWRSFDHVDLFEAVHQNFALASIDYIHTNSIEEDSTDGNIIISNRHFDQVDKIDVNTGEFIWRLGGVENEFTFLNDTAKFNYQHDARRLANGHISMFDNGNYHFPPQSFGKEYALNFSEKTAKLVWSYAHPLINGTIPVQGRAMGSVQRFSDGGTFIDWGLISDPTNDPSFTEVDSANQIVWEGKIVPSNNVSYRAHRFIWTPCARPSDQSLLATDITSTSARLSWGNATNASSFIVQYRDSGSVEWTTVSVPDSSMFVVLTGLKSGTTYEWEIQSVCNAFNPPASDFSAIKTFTTPYGTFISNQIVQELKIFPNPAHDFIYVSLPDGSSKKATIQLLNAVGEIVFNESFPGLKGGFTIPLKNLSTGMYMVKAISDHQIFMKKALVE; encoded by the coding sequence ATGACTTTCCCTATTAAATTAGCCTGTTATTTTATCCTCGTTTTCAATGTTTCCTATAGCTATGCGCAGTTCCAGTTTATTGCTCCTGTTCCAGGATCCTCATCTCATAACCCTGACAGATGTATCATTATTCGCGAAGGTCATGAAATAGATAAAAGTGTGCTTGAGAAAAAGTCATTTTTTAAGATTGAGGGATCAAAAAGCGGTAATCATGATTTTTCCATTAATCTTTCTAATGATCGCCGCACCATTATCCTAAAACCTGTAATTCCATTTTCATATAGTGAAAAGGTGACGGTTCAAATAAAGGGAGGTCTTTACCGCAACGATGGAGCAGCGATTATGCCGCTTTCTTTTTCGTTTTCTATCCACAGGAAATATACAGATGCAGAACAAAAGATTTTCGAAGATGCTGTAAAAAAAATGGATGCAGAAGGTTTTGCTCCTGAGGAATCCGGATCACGTACGGCATTAACAGGCAATGTGAATGTTTTGATTAATCTAAATCCGCATCCCGGTGATATATTTTATGATTTTGCAAGCAGTACCGGCATAGGCCCAACCGGAGGCAATATTATTACCAGCAACGACGATTCTATTTTTTCTTTGGTGACTACAGGTGTAGTTACCGATTTCAAAATAAATCATAACGGATATCTTACCTATACCGACCGGACTGACAGTGATTTTAAGATGCTTGATTCTTCGTACCATTTCATTAAGTCATTCAAGCCGGCAAATGGATATAAGTTCGACAACCATGAATTTCAGATATTCCCTGACGGTCATTATTATATGATAGCTCTTGATGATTCCATAATTGATTTAACGCAATTCAATCCTTACTATCAGTCCAATGCTGTTGTTATCGGATCTGTAATCCAGGAATTTGATGATAGTGACAATCTAATTTTTGAGTGGCGCAGCTTTGATCATGTAGATCTCTTTGAAGCAGTGCACCAAAATTTTGCACTGGCTTCTATTGATTATATACACACCAATTCCATTGAAGAGGATAGCACTGATGGAAATATCATAATATCTAACCGGCATTTTGACCAGGTTGATAAAATTGATGTTAATACCGGGGAATTTATCTGGCGCCTGGGAGGAGTAGAAAATGAGTTTACATTCCTGAACGATACTGCAAAATTTAACTACCAGCATGATGCACGCAGACTAGCAAATGGTCACATCAGTATGTTCGACAACGGTAATTATCACTTTCCGCCTCAAAGCTTTGGAAAAGAATACGCATTGAATTTTTCGGAAAAAACAGCTAAGCTGGTGTGGAGCTACGCCCATCCATTGATCAATGGGACCATACCCGTACAGGGAAGAGCTATGGGTAGTGTTCAGCGCTTTTCCGATGGAGGAACATTTATTGACTGGGGACTGATTTCCGATCCTACTAACGATCCTTCCTTTACGGAAGTAGACTCTGCCAATCAAATTGTTTGGGAAGGAAAGATTGTGCCTTCAAATAATGTGTCTTATCGTGCTCACCGATTTATCTGGACACCTTGTGCACGACCCAGCGATCAATCATTACTCGCCACAGATATTACTTCAACCAGTGCGCGGCTTTCCTGGGGAAATGCTACCAATGCATCTTCTTTTATTGTTCAATACCGTGACAGCGGCAGCGTAGAATGGACTACAGTTTCAGTTCCTGATTCATCAATGTTTGTGGTGCTTACAGGCCTGAAGTCAGGTACTACTTATGAGTGGGAAATACAATCGGTTTGTAATGCCTTTAATCCACCAGCCTCTGACTTTTCTGCAATTAAAACGTTTACTACTCCCTATGGAACATTTATTTCGAATCAAATTGTTCAGGAGCTCAAAATATTTCCTAACCCTGCGCATGATTTCATTTACGTTTCTTTACCTGATGGATCATCTAAAAAAGCAACTATTCAACTTCTAAATGCTGTTGGAGAAATTGTGTTTAATGAAAGTTTTCCCGGATTAAAAGGCGGATTTACAATACCTCTTAAAAATCTCTCAACCGGTATGTATATGGTTAAAGCGATTTCAGATCATCAGATCTTTATGAAAAAAGCATTGGTTGAATAA